Proteins encoded within one genomic window of Ostrinia nubilalis chromosome 5, ilOstNubi1.1, whole genome shotgun sequence:
- the LOC135071779 gene encoding 5-hydroxytryptamine receptor, producing the protein MEGADGRDDLLEWEALYLRLPLQNLTWNSTEWDPSGWNVTVSNATLGASAPFDSPAALVRAAIKAVVLGLLILATVVGNVFVIAAILLERHLRSAANQLILSLAVADLLVACLVMPLGAVYEVAQRWTLGPELCDMWTSGDVLCCTASILHLVAIALDRYRAVTNIDYIHSRTAGRVGIMIACVWIVSFLVCIAPLLGWKDPDWNRRVSEDLRCVVSQDVGYQIFATASSFYVPVLVILILYWRIYQTARKRIRRRRGATARGGVGPPPVPSGGALVAAGGSGGIAAAVVAVIGRPLPTISETTTTGFTNVSSNNTSPEKQSCANGLEADPPTTGYGAVAAAYYPTLVRRKPKEAADSKRERKAAKTLAIITGAFVACWLPFFVLAILVPTCDCEVSPVLTSLSLWLGYFNSALNPVIYTVFSPEFRHAFQRLLCGRRARRRRAPP; encoded by the exons ATGGAGGGCGCGGACGGTCGCGATGACCTGCTGGAGTGGGAGGCGCTGTACCTTCGGCTCCCCCTGCAGAACCTCACGTGGAACTCCACCGAGTGGGATCCCAGTGGGTGGAACGTCACCGTGTCCAACGCCACCTTGGGAGCGTCCGCGCCCTTCGACTCGCCCGCCGCGCTCGTCCGCGCCGCCATCAAGGCCGTAGTACTCGGCCTGCTAATTTTAGCTACAGTAGTTG GTAATGTATTCGTGATAGCAGCAATACTTCTGGAGCGGCACCTGCGCAGCGCCGCGAACCAGCTGATCCTCTCGCTGGCCGTGGCGGACCTGCTGGTGGCGTGCCTGGTGATGCCGCTGGGCGCGGTGTACGAGGTGGCCCAGCGCTGGACGCTCGGCCCCGAACTCTGCGACATGTGGACCTCCGGCGACGTGCTGTGTTGCACCGCTTCCATACTGCACCTCGTCGCTATTGCGCTTGATAG GTACCGGGCTGTGACCAACATCGACTACATTCACTCACGAACGGCGGGCCGGGTGGGTATAATGATAGCATGCGTATGGATCGTCAGTTTCCTCGTATGTATCGCGCCTTTACTGGGTTGGAAAGATCCAGATTGGAACCGACGCGTTTCCGAAGACTTGCGGTGTGTCGTGAGTCAGGACGTCGGTTATCAAATATTTGCGACGGCTTCGTCGTTTTACGTGCCAGTACTAGTGATACTTATACTGTATTGGCGAATATACCAAACTGCCAGAAAAAGAATACGTCGGCGGCGAGGCGCGACGGCGCGAGGCGGCGTGGGGCCGCCGCCCGTGCCGTCCGGAGGGGCGCTGGTCGCCGCGGGCGGCAGCGGCGGCATCGCGGCCGCCGTGGTCGCCGTTATCGGCAGGCCGCTGCCGACGATATCGGAGACGACCACAACAGGTTTCACGAATGTGTCGTCGAACAACACTAGCCCCGAGAAGCAATCCTGCGCCAACGGCCTCGAGGCGGACCCGCCCACGACGGGCTACGGCGCCGTCGCCGCCGCCTACTACCCGACGTTGGTGCGGCGCAAGCCGAAAGAAGCCGCCGATTCCAAGAGGGAAAGAAAGGCGGCGAAAACATTGGCAATAATAACCGGCGCGTTCGTAGCGTGCTGGCTTCCTTTTTTCGTGTTGGCTATTCTAGTTCCGACGTGCGACTGCGAGGTGAGCCCGGTGCTGACGTCGCTGTCGCTGTGGCTGGGCTACTTCAACTCGGCGCTGAACCCCGTCATCTACACCGTGTTCAGCCCGGAGTTCCGGCACGCGTTCCAGCGGCTGCTGTGCGGGCGCCGcgcgcgccggcgccgcgcgccCCCGTAG